CTTTTGGATCAAAAATAACTAAGAATCTGGTTGAGAACCCTTCCACTAATGCTTCATATACAATTTGTGCCCGTGAAAGGCCCGACTGAGGACGGACTGACGGCAGGTTTTCAATCATCACTCCCACCGGCAGTAAAGATGCATTTTCATTCGCGACAATCCTTCCGTCCAGAAGCCTGGCTCTAGTTAAGGATACAGCTTCAGTACTATTATTAACATTTACAATTTTAGCAATTGGGTTGCCGGAAGAAAAAATATCCTTAACTTCCCCCGCCATGGCGCTAATTAAAATCCAGCTAATAATTGCTCCGACCAAAAGAAACAAACCAATAACTAATAGTGGTTTTTCTTTAAACAGATTTTGAAACGGATTTTTTGCTTTATTTGAATCCTGATGTTTTACCGCATCTGACTTTCCCTTTGGTTCCTCTGGTTTTATTTTCGATTCTTTACCTTTTTCAACCTTAACGTCTATTTTTTCAACTGATTCTTCTAGTTTCTCCGCTTGCTTTTCCTGATCTTTTTTCATATCCTTTTTATTTTTCGTTTTACTCATATATCTGTTTAATAAATATTACATAACACGAGATAATTATAATAGAACTTAAGATTAAAGGCAATTCTGCTAACTATACTCCAAATTGTCATAACATTTTCGATTTTACAAAGACTGCATATCGCCTTGATGATAACAATTCAAAGCTGGGCTAGTGATTAGTTCTGGACAATTATTATTTTCACTAGATTGACTATTCTCTAGAAATGAATATAAATAATATCCGTCAACAGGCACGCCAGATACAAAACGTGTACTAGTATAGTTATAACAAGTTGACAAACTTCCTCTGCTCAATGGATCATTAGGTATATTAACCATTATTCCTAAATCTGTTAGTGGGGTAATAAAAGTATCATTACTTCCATCTATATTACAACTAGAATCCCACCAATAACCACCAATTCCATAAAAATTTTGTTGATCATATCCTGTTGCTGTAGAATTATCCGGGTATCTGCCAAATCGATTAAAATATATTTCCAATGCTTTAGTTATTTGAGAAATATCAGCTTTACGTTTTGTATTTCTTGTATCCATTCGGGCACTATTCACAGCAACTACTGCGATCGAAGCCAGCAGGCCTATAATAGCAATAACAACTAACAGCTCTATTAATGTAAAGCCTTTTTTGC
This sequence is a window from Patescibacteria group bacterium. Protein-coding genes within it:
- a CDS encoding type II secretion system protein produces the protein MKLRCKKGFTLIELLVVIAIIGLLASIAVVAVNSARMDTRNTKRKADISQITKALEIYFNRFGRYPDNSTATGYDQQNFYGIGGYWWDSSCNIDGSNDTFITPLTDLGIMVNIPNDPLSRGSLSTCYNYTSTRFVSGVPVDGYYLYSFLENSQSSENNNCPELITSPALNCYHQGDMQSL